The proteins below come from a single Cottoperca gobio chromosome 11, fCotGob3.1, whole genome shotgun sequence genomic window:
- the LOC115015793 gene encoding synaptic vesicle glycoprotein 2A-like, which translates to MEEGYQNRTAFIKGAKDIAKEVKRHASKKVGRSVDRVSDEYSKRSYSRFEEDDDDDYPVQGSQDGGYYRGDSQAANDDEGGHSDSTEGHDEDDEIYEGEYQGIPRAESGKDKDSLAGGPGSVSAGAQQFSDIGVSEAERRKDQEELAQQYETILQECGHGKFQWTLYFVLGLALMADGVEIFVVGFVLPSAEKDMCLSEPNKSMLGLIVYFGMMVGAFLWGALADRIGRRQSLLICLSINSVFSFFSSFVQGYSTFLFCRLLSGVGIGGSIPIVFSYYSEFLSQEKRGEHLSWLCMFWMIGGIYASAMAWAIIPHYGWSFQMGSAYQFHSWRVFVLVCAFPAVAAIAALSAMPESPRFYLENGKHDEGWMILKQVHDTNMRAKGHPEKVFSVTTIKTVKQMDELVDTGTDTPVWKRYKLKIMSLSHQIRNNVLACFSPEYKRTTFMLMAVWFTMSFSYYGLTVWFPDMIKYIQKQEYESRTKTFTNERVEHVTFNFTLENQVHRQGHYFNDKFLNLKMKSMVFEDSVFRECYFEDITSTHTFFRNCTFIASLLYNTDLFKYRFVDCKLINSTFLHNKEGCILDFSDDFNNAYMIYFVNFLGTLAVLPGNIVSALLMDKIGRLRMLAGSSVISCISCFFLMFGNSESGMIALLCLFGGISIASWNALDVITVELYPSDKRTTAFGFLNALCKLAAVLGISIFQSFVGITKAVPIIFAAGALAAGSFLATKLPETRGQVLQ; encoded by the exons ATGGAGGAAGGCTACCAAAACCGGACTGCCTTCATAAAAGGCGCCAAAGACATTGCCAAAGAAGTCAAGCGGCATGCATCTAAGAAGGTCGGCCGCTCAGTGGATCGAGTGAGCGATGAGTACAGCAAGCGCTCCTACAGCCGGTTTGAAGAGGACGACGATGATGACTACCCCGTGCAGGGAAGCCAGGATGGAGGCTATTACCGTGGAGACAGCCAGGCTGCCAATGACGATGAGGGCGGCCACAGTGACTCCACAGAGGGTCACGATGAGGATGATGAGATCTATGAGGGCGAGTACCAAGGAATTCCCCGGGCTGAATCAGGCAAGGACAAGGACAGCCTGGCTGGAGGGCCGGGCTCGGTGAGTGCCGGCGCTCAGCAGTTCAGCGATATCGGAGTGTCCGAGGCCGAGAGGAGGAAGGACCAAGAAGAGCTGGCTCAACAGTACGAGACCATTTTACAAGAATGTGGTCACGGGAAGTTCCAGTGGACCCTCTACTTTGTGCTGGGGCTGGCTCTCATGGCAGACGGCGTGGAGATCTTCGTGGTCGGGTTCGTCCTTCCCAGCGCTGAGAAGGACATGTGCCTGTCTGAACCTAACAAAAGCATGCTGG GTCTGATTGTATATTTTGGGATGATGGTTGGGGCTTTCCTCTGGGGGGCTCTGGCTGACCGGATAGGCCGTCGGCAGTCtcttctcatctgtctctccatcAATAgtgtcttctccttcttctcctccttcgtcCAGGGATACAGTACCTTTCTGTTTTGCCGGCTCCTCTCAGGTGTTGG GATTGGTGGCTCGATTCCCATCGTGTTTTCCTACTATTCTGAATTTCTGTCCCAAGAGAAGCGTGGCGAGCACCTCAGTTGGCTCTGCATGTTCTGGATGATTGGGGGAATATATGCATCTGCCATGGCCTGGGCTATAATCCCACATTATG gATGGAGTTTCCAGATGGGTTCGGCGTATCAGTTCCATAGCtggcgtgtgtttgtgttagtgtgCGCATTTCCTGCTGTGGCAGCCATTGCTGCCCTCAGTGCCATGCCAGAGAGCCCACGCTTCTACTTAGAG aaTGGTAAACATGACGAAGGCTGGATGATTCTGAAGCAAGTTCATGACACTAACATGCGAGCAAAGGGACACCCAGAGAAAGTGTTTTCT GTCACCACAATTAAGACGGTGAAACAGATGGATGAGTTGGTGGACACTGGCACCGATACTCCAGTCTGGAAGCGCTACAAGCTGAAGATTATGAGCCTATCCCATCAG ATTCGGAATAACGTTCTTGCCTGCTTCAGCCCAGAATATAAACGAACGACTTTCATGCTCATGGCTGTTTGGTTTACCATGTCGTTCAG CTATTATGGTCTGACGGTATGGTTCCCAGACATGATCAAGTACATCCAGAAGCAGGAATATGAGTCACGCACAAAGACCTTCACTAACGAACGAGTGGAGCACGTTACTTTTAACTTCACCCTGGAAAACCAAGTGCATCGCCAAGGACACTACTTCAATGACAA GTTCCTCAACCTGAAGATGAAGTCCATGGTGTTTGAAGACTCTGTGTTTAGGGAGTGCTACTTTGAGGAcatcacctccacacacaccttcttCAGAAACTGCACCTTCATTGCAAGTTTGCTCTATAACACAG ATTTATTCAAGTACAGGTTTGTCGACTGTAAATTGATCAACAGCACATTCCTCCACAACAAGGAGGGCTGCATACTCGACTTCAGCGACGACTTCAACAATGCCTACATGATATACTTTGTCAACTTCCTTGGCACGTTGGCGGTGTTGCCTGGCAACATCGTGTCGGCTCTATTAATGGACAAAATTGGCCGTTTAAGGATGCTGG CGGGGTCCAGTGTCATATCATGCATCAGCTGTTTCTTCCTGATGTTCGGCAACAGTGAGTCGGGGATGATCGCCCTCTTGTGCCTGTTCGGTGGCATCAGTATTGCCTCCTGGAACGCCCTGGATGTGATCACAGTGGAGCTCTACCCCTCGGATAAAAG GACCACAGCGTTTGGCTTCCTGAACGCCCTCTGTAAACTGGCGGCCGTCCTGGGCATCAGCATCTTCCAGTCATTCGTGGGCATCACCAAGGCCGTACCCATCATATTTGCTGCTGGTGCCCTCGCTGCAGGTAGTTTCCTTGCAACAAAGTTGCCTGAAACGCGAGGCCAAGTGTTGCAGTAA
- the LOC115015608 gene encoding cathepsin S-like encodes MFGSLLLLAMCGFASAAISSELDRHWELWKKMHKKVYDHQIEELGRRRIWEGNLEMINVHNLETSLGLHTYELAMNHMGDLTYEEITSMQMGTVVPSNVARGPSIYPTVNASLPPTLDWRDKGFVTEVKMQGSCGSCWAFSAVGSLEGQLKKSTGVLMSLSPQNLLDCSVNFGNNGCSGGFMSKAFQYIIKNQGIDSDSNYPYLGKSGHCEYNSHYRAANCSSYSFLPKGDEIALKSALTSIGPISVAIDASRPKFVFYRHGVYRDHTCTHNVNHGVLVVGYGTERGYDYWLVKNSWGVNYGDEGYVKMARNRHNQCGIALYACFPII; translated from the exons ATGTTTGGAAGCCTGCTTCTCCTCGCCATGTGTGGATTTGCGTCGGCTGCTATCAGTTCAGAACTGGATAGACACTGGGAGCTATGGAAGAAGATGCATAAGAAAGTCTATGATCACCAG ATTGAGGAGTTGGGTCGCAGGCGGATATGGGAAGGCAACTTGGAAATGATTAATGTCCATAACTTGGAAACCTCCCTGGGCTTGCACACCTATGAGCTGGCAATGAACCACATGGGAGATCTG ACTTATGAGGAGATCACCAGTATGCAGATGGGCACCGTCGTGCCCTCCAACGTGGCGAGGGGTCCTTCCATCTATCCCACAGTGAACGCCTCTCTACCACCAACACTGGACTGGAGGGATAAAGGCTTTGTAACTGAGGTCAAAATGCAG GGTTCTTGTGGTTCTTGTTGGGCCTTCAGTGCAGTTGGATCTCTGGAAGGGCAACTCAAGAAGTCTACAGGCGTCCTGATGTCCCTCAGTCCTCAGAACCTGTTGGATTGCTCTGTAAACTTCGGTAACAATGGGTGTAGCGGCGGCTTCATGTCAAAAGCCTTCCAATACATCATTAAAAACCAAGGCATCGATTCTGATTCTAACTACCCCTACCTCGGCAAG AGTGGTCATTGCGAGTATAACTCTCATTACCGGGCTGCTAACTGCTCAAGCTACTCCTTCTTACCGAAGGGCGACGAGATTGCATTGAAGTCAGCTCTAACCAGTATTGGCCCGATCTCGGTAGCAATTGATGCGTCCAGGCCCAAGTTTGTCTTTTACCGTCATG GAGTTTACAGAGACCACACATGCACCCACAATGTGAACCACGGAGTGCTGGTTGTGGGCTATGGCACCGAGAGGGGATACGACTACTGGCTAGTTAAAAACAG TTGGGGTGTAAACTATGGAGATGAAGGCTACGTCAAGATGGCCCGGAACAGACACAACCAGTGTGGGATCGCTCTCTATGCTTGTTTCCCCATCATTTGA
- the LOC115015607 gene encoding cathepsin L1-like has translation MHIFRAVLLLAFLVLDHSSSALNKVWEEWQIKHHKVYDNQTEIVFRRAVWEKNMQFVLRHNQEASAGTHSFTMGLNHLSDMTAEEINEKLNGLKLEEPVHFRNGTLKEASGAATPQSVDWRKNGLVSPVQNQGLCGSCWAFSSLGALEGQMKKRTGVLVPLSPQNLVDCSTSDGNYGCRGGYISKSYSYIIRNQGVDSESFYPYKHQNEKCRYSVKGKAGYCFDFHILPPGDEKTLQAAVASVGPVAVAVNAMLQSFHLYRGGLYNVPNCNPKFTNHAVLVVGYGTDAGQDFWLVKNSWGTAWGEEGFIRIARNKNNLCGIASFAVYPTL, from the exons ATGCATATTTTTCGTGCCGTGTTGCTTTTGGCCTTTCTGGTCCTCGACCACTCTTCGTCTGCCTTAAATAAAGTGTGGGAAGAGTGGCAAATCAAACATCACAAGGTTTATGACAATCAG ACTGAGATCGTGTTCAGGAGAGCGGTGTGGGAAAAGAACATGCAGTTTGTGTTGAGACACAACCAGGAGGCCTCCGCAGGAACACACAGCTTCACAATGGGACTCAATCATCTGTCTGACATG ACAGCGGAGGAAATCAATGAGAAGCTGAACGGCCTGAAGCTGGAGGAGCCTGTTCATTTCAGAAACGGCACTTTAAAGGAAGCGAGTGGCGCAGCGACACCTCAGAGTGTCGACTGGAGGAAGAACGGCCTGGTCAGCCCCGTCCAAAACCAG GGGTTGTGTGGGTCCTGCTGGGCATTCAGCTCTCTGGGAGCTCTCGAGGGCCAGATGAAGAAGAGAACTGGTGTCCTTGTTCCCCTGAGCCCACAGAACCTGGTGGACTGCAGTACCAGCGATGGGAATTACGGCTGCAGAGGAGGATACATCTCTAAATCCTACAGCTACATCATCCGCAACCAAGGCGTAGACTCAGAGAGCTTTTACCCTTACAAACACCAG AACGAGAAATGTCGATATTCTGTGAAAGGAAAGGCCGGCTACTGCTTTGATTTCCACATCCTCCCACCAGGAGATGAGAAGACTCTGCAGGCTGCAGTGGCATCAGTGGGGCCAGTGGCTGTGGCCGTGAACGCCATGCTGCAATCTTTTCATCTCTACAGAGGAG GTTTATACAACGTACCAAACTGCAACCCAAAGTTCACAAATCACGCTGTCCTGGTTGTGGGCTACGGCACAGACGCAGGACAAGACTTCTGGCTCGTGAAAAACAG TTGGGGAACTGCGTGGGGAGAAGAAGGCTTCATTCGAATTGCCAGAAACAAGAATAATCTCTGCGGTATTGCCAGTTTTGCAGTCTACCCTACGCTGTGA
- the LOC115015711 gene encoding LOW QUALITY PROTEIN: leucine-rich repeat and immunoglobulin-like domain-containing nogo receptor-interacting protein 1 (The sequence of the model RefSeq protein was modified relative to this genomic sequence to represent the inferred CDS: deleted 1 base in 1 codon) has protein sequence MFEGIAVHLWLCWGSLYLLAAGVAFSSETRRPCPQSCHCNAVLLEVNCSDGQLTTVPEVLPQNSKLLNLTHNKFKTLVHEQFQTLTQLLDLDLSDNIIVIIEVEAFLGLQSLITLRLARNHLKIIHVGVFDGLPKLKLLDLSSNEILVFLDFTFRDLTALQCIKAADNDLVLISHKAFTGLSNLQELCLDCCNLTAVPTEALTQLAGLRSLHFHRLGLTTLPNYSFRQLERLKELVISHCRWLETLSGNSLFGLNLTSLTIRHCNLSAVPYIPLHHLVYLLYLDLSFNPITYIHGNLFGDLLRLQELHLVGGSLLRIEIEAFRGLAHFKLLNVSRNLLATLELGAFHSVDTLRTLGLDNNPLACDCRLLWVVRKRLYLDFGGNPPTCTTSVQLQGWYFLDFTEGKLPGLLTCRQPRILNRKPQEVRVDQGHTVVFYCHAEGDPVPSVTWLSPQLKPLSPIGRIRALSNGSLEVRYAQPHDSGAYLCVASNAAGNDSLPVSLHVRAFPSSSKKTFRLKGWFAFPSASPSVNGNQSIPFDVKTLLVAATIGLLSFFSSVSVCFIFMFFWSKSKGQLKHTATIAYVPRSATSSSKGGTGNFMETSRCTMKLI, from the exons ATGTTTGAGGGGATTGCCGTCCACCTATGGCTGTGCTGGGGATCTCTATACCTGTTGGCAGCGGGGGTGGCATTCTCATCTGAAACACGCCGGCCGTGTCCGCAGTCTTGCCACTGCAACGCCGTGCTGCTGGAGGTGAACTGTTCCGATGGCCAACTCACCACAGTGCCCGAAGTTCTGCCACAAAACTCTAAACTACTAAACCTAACACATAATAagttcaagactctggtgcacGAGCAGTTCCAGACTTTGACACAACTTTTAGACTTAGATTTGAGTGACAACATCATAGTAATAATTGAAGTGGAAGCCTTTCTCGGCTTACAAAGTCTGATAACTCTGCGTCTCGCTCGCAACCACCTGAAGATTATTCATGTCGGAGTATTTGATGGTTTGCCAAAACTAAAGTTACTTGACTtaagcagcaatgagatccttgTTTTTCTAGATTTTACTTTCCGTGACTTAACTGCTCTGCAGTGTATTAAAGCAGCAGATAATGACTTAGTTTTAATTTCTCATAAAGCTTTCACTGGCTTAAGCAATCTGCAAGAGCTGTGCCTTGATTGCTGCAACCTCACTGCTGTGCCGACGGAGGCCCTCACACAGCTCGCCGGGCTGAGAAGTCTTCATTTTCACCGACTGGGCCTCACCACGCTGCCAAACTACTCTTTCCGTCAACTAGAGCGTCTCAAGGAACTTGTCATTTCTCATTGCCGCTGGCTGGAGACTCTGTCAGGAAACAGTCTCTTTGGCCTTAATCTTACATCCCTAACCATTAGGCACTGTAACCTCAGTGCTGTCCCCTACATCCCTTTGCATCATCTTGTATATCTTTTATACCTTGACCTTTCTTTTAACCCAATCACCTACATTCATGGCAACCTGTTTGGAGACTTGCTCCGTCTCCAGGAGCTCCATCTGGTGGGGGGATCATTGCTACGTATCGAAATAGAAGCATTCAGGGGTCTGGCACATTTCAAACTGCTGAATGTATCTAGAAACCTTCTCGCCACACTCGAGTTAGGAGCTTTCCATTCAGTGGACACCCTAAGAACTCTGGGACTTGATAATAACCCACTAGCGTGCGACTGCCGCCTGCTGTGGGTGGTACGAAAGAGACTATATCTGGACTTTGGTGGA AATCCACCGACTTGCACTACCTCAGTCCAGTTGCAGGGATGGtattttcttgactttactgaaGGTAAACTCCCAGGCCTGCTCACATGTCGGCAGCCTCGTATTCTGAACCGCAAACCTCAAGAAGTGAGAGTAGATCAAGGACACACGGTGGTGTTTTACTGCCATGCAGAAGGTGACCCTGTGCCATCTGTCACCTGGTTAAGCCCACAGCTAAAACCTCTATCACCCATTGGTAGAATACGGGCTCTCTCTAATGGCTCGCTGGAGGTACGCTATGCTCAACCTCATGACAGTGGTGCATATCTCTGTGTGGCATCTAACGCGGCAGGAAATGACAGCCTGCCCGTCAGCCTTCATGTACGAGCCTTTCCATCATCTTCTAAAAAAACCTTTCGTCTTAAAGGTTGGTTTGCCTTTCCGTCCGCCTCTCCAAGTGTGAATGGAAATCAGAGTATCCCATTTGATGTCAAGACGTTACTGGTAGCTGCAACCATTGGGTTACTTTCATTTTTCAGCTCAGTGAGCGTATGTTTCATCTTCATGTTCTTCTGGAGTAAGAGTAAAGGGCAACTAAAGCACACAGCCACAATAGCATACGTGCCGCGAAGCGCCACGTCAAGTAGTAAGGGAGGGACAGGAAACTTTATGGAGACAAGCAGGTGCACCATGAAACTAATATGA
- the vps72a gene encoding vacuolar protein sorting 72 homolog a isoform X1, protein MTLAVDREPRKSAGNRLSKLLDAEEEDDFYKTTYGGFNDESGDDEYHGEHSDTEDEVDSDFDIDEGDEPDSDKEDDAPRRKSRVVTKAYKEPIKVAKPKPKKPSEEQKKTEKVKVELKRRIPQEFQDFAETVSLNHSLARKSVRQSTSEHTRKTNLRLQERQDAPRRRRGAHRDRPLTQEELLAEAKITEEINIQSLENYERLEADKKKHVHKKRRFEGPTIRYHSVLMPLVSHSVLKEENVDVEGLDQDVPQTAPQNPTTPSQQPAGGLCSRTYITFSEDEAFDAAFSHSGQSSPQLPVQEVCPVTHKAALYRDPVTDIPYANTRAFRIIREAYRKYVAAHGFPNTSGGGTGLDSSAMKGSRQKMVLKQSAMAT, encoded by the exons ATGACTCTGGCAGTTGACCGGGAACCCAGAAAGTCTGCGGGAAACCGTCTTTCAAAATTGCTGGATGCTGAAGAAGAGGATGACTTCTATAAAACCACGTATGGAGGCTTCAACGAT GAATCAGGAGATGACGAGTATCATGGAGAACATTCAGACACAGAGGATGAGGTGGACAGCGACTTTGACATCGATGAGGGTGATGAGCCAGACAGCGACAAGGAGGACGATGCACCTCGGAGGAAAAGTCGGGTTGTTACTAAAGCGTATAAG GAACCAATAAAGGTGGCAAAACCCAAACCGAAAAAACCCTCCGAGGAACAGAAGAAGACTGAGAAAGTTAAAGTCGAGCTCAAAAGAAGGATTCCACAAGAATTCCAAGATTTTGCAGAAA CTGTTTCCCTTAATCATTCTTTAGCTCGGAAGTCTGTGCGACAGTCCACCAGTGAACATACCCGAAAGACCAATCTGCGCTTGCAAGAGCGTCAGGATGCCCCTCGGCGGCGGAGAGGTGCTCATCGGGACCGGCCCCTTACGCAGGAAGAACTGCTGGCTGAGGCCAAAATCACAGAAGAGATCAACATTCAATCTTTAG AGAACTATGAACGTCTGGAGGCGGACAAGAAGAAACATGTCCACAAGAAGCGGCGTTTTGAAGGACCCACCATCCGTTACCATTCTGTCCTGATGCCACTCGTCTCTCATTCAGTCTTAAAAGAAGAAAACGTAGATGTTGAAGG GTTGGATCAGGACGTCCCTCAGACTGCACCACAAAATCCCACCACACCGTCCCAGCAGCCTGCCGGAGGCCTATGCTCTCGTACTTATATAACTTTCAGCGAGGACGAAGCTTTCGATGCGGCCTTTTCACACAGCGGCCAGTCGAGTCCTCAGCTGCCCGTCCAGGAGGTTTGTCCTGTCACCCACAAGGCCGCACTGTACCGAGACCCGGTCACTGATATACCATATGCTAACACACGGGCCTTCCGCATCATCCGAGAAGCGTACCGTAAATATGTTGCTGCTCATGGATTTCCAAACACTTCGGGTGGGGGCACGGGACTTGACTCCTCGGCAATGAAGGGTTCCCGCCAGAAAATGGTTCTCAAGCAGAGTGCTATGGCAACATAG
- the vps72a gene encoding vacuolar protein sorting 72 homolog a isoform X2: MTLAVDREPRKSAGNRLSKLLDAEEEDDFYKTTYGGFNDESGDDEYHGEHSDTEDEVDSDFDIDEGDEPDSDKEDDAPRRKSRVVTKAYKEPIKVAKPKPKKPSEEQKKTEKVKVELKRRIPQEFQDFAETRKSVRQSTSEHTRKTNLRLQERQDAPRRRRGAHRDRPLTQEELLAEAKITEEINIQSLENYERLEADKKKHVHKKRRFEGPTIRYHSVLMPLVSHSVLKEENVDVEGLDQDVPQTAPQNPTTPSQQPAGGLCSRTYITFSEDEAFDAAFSHSGQSSPQLPVQEVCPVTHKAALYRDPVTDIPYANTRAFRIIREAYRKYVAAHGFPNTSGGGTGLDSSAMKGSRQKMVLKQSAMAT, from the exons ATGACTCTGGCAGTTGACCGGGAACCCAGAAAGTCTGCGGGAAACCGTCTTTCAAAATTGCTGGATGCTGAAGAAGAGGATGACTTCTATAAAACCACGTATGGAGGCTTCAACGAT GAATCAGGAGATGACGAGTATCATGGAGAACATTCAGACACAGAGGATGAGGTGGACAGCGACTTTGACATCGATGAGGGTGATGAGCCAGACAGCGACAAGGAGGACGATGCACCTCGGAGGAAAAGTCGGGTTGTTACTAAAGCGTATAAG GAACCAATAAAGGTGGCAAAACCCAAACCGAAAAAACCCTCCGAGGAACAGAAGAAGACTGAGAAAGTTAAAGTCGAGCTCAAAAGAAGGATTCCACAAGAATTCCAAGATTTTGCAGAAA CTCGGAAGTCTGTGCGACAGTCCACCAGTGAACATACCCGAAAGACCAATCTGCGCTTGCAAGAGCGTCAGGATGCCCCTCGGCGGCGGAGAGGTGCTCATCGGGACCGGCCCCTTACGCAGGAAGAACTGCTGGCTGAGGCCAAAATCACAGAAGAGATCAACATTCAATCTTTAG AGAACTATGAACGTCTGGAGGCGGACAAGAAGAAACATGTCCACAAGAAGCGGCGTTTTGAAGGACCCACCATCCGTTACCATTCTGTCCTGATGCCACTCGTCTCTCATTCAGTCTTAAAAGAAGAAAACGTAGATGTTGAAGG GTTGGATCAGGACGTCCCTCAGACTGCACCACAAAATCCCACCACACCGTCCCAGCAGCCTGCCGGAGGCCTATGCTCTCGTACTTATATAACTTTCAGCGAGGACGAAGCTTTCGATGCGGCCTTTTCACACAGCGGCCAGTCGAGTCCTCAGCTGCCCGTCCAGGAGGTTTGTCCTGTCACCCACAAGGCCGCACTGTACCGAGACCCGGTCACTGATATACCATATGCTAACACACGGGCCTTCCGCATCATCCGAGAAGCGTACCGTAAATATGTTGCTGCTCATGGATTTCCAAACACTTCGGGTGGGGGCACGGGACTTGACTCCTCGGCAATGAAGGGTTCCCGCCAGAAAATGGTTCTCAAGCAGAGTGCTATGGCAACATAG